The following nucleotide sequence is from Candidatus Poribacteria bacterium.
GCGAGGTAACGCGACAACTCTCGATTGAGTCTCCCTGCCGATTGCTGCCACTCTGTGAGCAGACCGTCTAACTCCTTAACATCTTTGGCAATCTTGTTCTTTGAGCCAGAATTTTGCAACAGTTTCACAGGGGTCATGAGGTCTGTCGCATACGTCTCGTAGTCGAAGGGTAAAATATCGGCATTGGCAAGTTGCAGCGCAAGCGTGCCCCAGATCCGTGCCATCGCCGCCTGATACTGAAAGGTCGGATCCCCGAAGTGTTCCATCCAGTAGAAGTTATCCTGCATGGCATGGTACACCCCATAAGAACCCCCGAACCCCATGCTGACAGCAGGGATCCCTGCATGCCCGACAAACGGCGAATGATCGGAACCACTGCCGAGGTTACCGATCTGCGGAATCTCTTTGCCTTGCGCGGTTTTCCAACTCTTGTAAACCGGTTTCAGTGTTGCCGGATCAACGACATTCTGGGTTACTTCGCGCATGAGTTCCCGCAGCGAGGGCGTTGCGCTCACATAGAACCGCCCCCCCGTTGCGGCGATGTCTACATTGAGGTATGCGATTGTTTTCTGCTGGAGCGTCGCTTTCAAGTCCTCAACCCATTCCGTTGAACCGAGGATACCGAATTCTTCAGCGTCCCATGAGGCAAAAACAATCGTCCGCTTCGGACGTGTTCCGGCTTTGGCAAGTTCCCCCAAACACTGTGCGACCTCCAAGAGTGAGGTAGTGCCGCTGCCAGGGTCTGCTGCCCCATAAATCCAAGCATCGTGATGGTTGCCCAAAATCACCCACTGATCTGGATATTCCGTTCCCTCTAAAGTTGCAATAACATTATAGATGGGGCGGATGCTGTGTTCACAACGCACCTTGATGCGCGCTTTCGAAGGTCCGGGTCCAATGTGATAGGCAAAAGGTAAGCCACCTTGCCATGCGGACGGCACATTCGGACCTGCGAGTGTATTTAGAAACAGTTCGGCATCTCGATACGCCAGAGGCACCACAGGAATTTCAGGAAGATCTGTCGCTTCATCGAATGAGAGTCTATCGGCATCTTTCGTTGCCGCCCAACCGGGTGTCAGTGGATCGCTGGCGTGCTGAAAGATATACTTGACGGTCCCGCGTTGTATCGCATCATCCGAACGCCACGGACCCCGAGGATACACATCACCACGCACGTATCCATCGTCCGCCGGATCGGAGTATAGAATCAAACCGACTGCCCCGTTATCACCAGCAACTTTAGCCTTCACACCGCGATAACTGCCGCCATATCGGGCGATACAAATTTTACCTTCCACCGAAATGCCTTGATCGGCGAGAATTTCGTAGTCCTCAGGTAACCCTTTATTAACATAGATGAGTTCCGCCGTGACATCCCCATCGGGTGAATAGGCGTTGTACCCGGGTACTATTTCTGTTTCATAAGAATCTTTGTCCCATTCCCAACTCGCTTCTTTGTTGACAGCAAGATGTTGGAGAGGCGAGAGGAGTTCTACGTGCACTTCAAGCGGATGTGGAAGATAAACATGATATTCGTATATCTGCACCTGTAAACCGTAGTTTTCATATTCGCTCTGAAGATATTCTGCTATCTTGCGGCTATTCTCTGTACCGGCAAGGTGCGGTTCCTCAGTCAAATAACGCAATTTATGTTGGCATCTTTCCGCTGAAACGAGATTCTTAAAACGGGTCTCATATTGCCTTTGCGTTGCGGCACTCTCTGCGGTGAACCCACGCATCCCCAAAACATCATGAGAAGAAAGTGCAAGCGTAACAAAAATAAAGATAAAGTAAAACTGTGGTCTCCAAGTCCGCGATAGCAGATGAGACATATTTATTAGCGTTGTAATAAGTCATTACCCCCTTCTGTTTTATGAATAAGAAAATGATAACACATTTCCCGCGCGTTTTCACTATATTTTTTCCCGCTTTTTTGAATTTACTATAATTGTCCGAATCAGGATTTACTGGATTCAAGGATTTACAAGATTATGGAGCCTTCTTGATTATAGTAAAGTTTAGAATTAATTAGACACTCTAAAGAGGCGAGGATATTAGAGGAAACACCCTCGCCAGCGGTGGGGCGGGTTCTTTCACTGAACAACTGTTTACATATTTTTCGACCTTACTATAAAAAATGTCTTTTATCCTCCTAAAAATTGACACAATGGGGCATAATTTGTTACAATAGAAGTGTAATCATAATTGTTTGCAAGGATGATTTAAATGGATGCTAAAATACTCATTGTTGAAGACGAACGCGATATTGTAGATTTACTGCGGTACAATCTACAAGAAGCAGGTTTTGAAACAGATTACGTTCGGAACGGGGCAGATGCTCTTCATCGGGCTGTCGAAAGACCGCCAGACCTCATTCTGTTAGACTTGATGCTCCCAGAGGTGGACGGACTGATTGTCTGTCGGTTACTCAAGAACGATCCACGGACGAAAAACATTCCGATTGTGATGGTAACGGCGAAGACCGAAGCGCGCGACCGGGTGGCGGGATTGGAACTCGGTGCAGACGATTACATCACAAAACCCTTTAGTCCGCGAGAGGTCGTCCTCCGTGTATCGGCTGTGTTACGTCGCATTCAAACCGGTAAACAGACAGAGAGCACCAAACAGATTGAAACGCATGGACTTACAATTGATCTGGACAAACATCAAGTTTTGACAGAAAACGGCACAATCGATCTCACAGCAACTGAATTCAAACTTATTACGTTATTCGCGCGTTCACCAGGACGCGTCTTTACCCGCGATATTCTCATGGACGTAATATGGGGAGAAGAGTATTACGGAATTGATAGGACAGTAGATACGCACGTCAGTCGTCTTCGCCGTAAGCTTGGGGAATTCGGCAAGCATATTGAGACGGTGCATGGGGTTGGGTATCGGTTCAAGGAAGTTAGTTAAGGATTGGCAAGTGCTTTCAAGCGAGAGGCAACCTTTAAGGCTTCCTCCCGCATTGAAGTGGATATGTAGCGTTAATATATTAGATTCTGCTGTTGCACCTACGGGAACTGTATTCCCTGTTTTCGGCACACCTTTCGGATTTTGTTAACCGCACCGCCTATCTGTTTCCCGTTCCGCGTAACACCAAAAAGATGTTGACTGACAACACGGCGGGAAATACCGAGAATGTTCCCAATCTCCTCTTGCGTTTTACCTTTATAGAAGTAGAGTTGAATACATTCGGCTTGGCGTTTGGTTAATTCTCTCGCGATAATCCGACGAATCTGTTCGAGGACTGCCCGCCGTTTCGCACGACGCGCCTCTACATATTCGTCATCGGGTGTCCGATACCAGAAATAGTCCTCGGTAGTCAATTGATCGAAATACTCCGGTGGGACCGGAATTTCCCAAAAGTCGGGATTGAACTTGGGCATAGATAAAGCAACTCCGTCAAATGCGGGCGATCGCGCCTATGCCTTAATCAATTATCGATAAAGGTCAGAGGCACCATCGCCATAACTGAATACTTTCAGGTGAAATACGGCGTGGTTTATTGACAACATAATGGCTACCTCCTTATCCTCCCTATTGTTTGTGCTTGGAAACGGTGCAAGGGGGTCAACAACGTTTCGTAAAGACCGCCTTTTGCAAAACCGTATGTGATCGTATCCTAAATAGTTTACCAAAAAATAGAAAAATATGCCATAAAAATTCGGTTCAGTCCGCGACGCGTAGCAAATATCGCGCGCTACCCGAACATAGCGTGTTTAAGTCCCTTTCCAAAGAGTGCGACACTCAGTGTCACACCCGCAAGGGCGTAACACTAAGTGTCACACCTCCTCTGGTTTGCTAACATAACAAATACCTCCTTTTTCCGCGATACAGCGGCAATAGGATACCATCGTCATAAAAATGACAATGATTCACCTAAACACATTTTCGGATGCACTTTTTGGTATTTCTATAAAAAAAATTATTCTTCGGGGTCAAAAAACACGCTAAGTGGAGCACTCAAGTGTGGAGCAACGTTCTCTTCATCTATCGACTTCTCGCCGCTCCATTCGCTACGCTCAATGCCCATCGTGTAAGCCTGTTCTACGGTGTCGGTATAACTGAGGTATTGAAAGCCTGCATTCTCAAAACATATCAGGGCGGGTCCGTTATCAGGAGCTACTTGTAGTGTGATGTGTTCAGCCCCGAGTCGTTCAAAGGCATAGTTTACGACTTCAAGGAGTGCATCGGTGCCGTATCCACGAGCGCGATAATCCGGTCGAACGATGACGAATTTGAGGGTAACAGTGTCTACATCATAGTGAAGGAGGGTAAATCCGATGAGAAGGTGAGTCGTCCGGACCTCAATAGCCAGCGCGTGCGTCCGTTCATTTTCCATCCAACGGTTCCAATCTTCGAGAAACGTTTCAAATGACACCTGCGTCTCGTAGAGGAACTTCCTGATACCCGGACGGTTTATCCATCCCCAAATTCGGCGAAGCTCATTTTCAGTAATCTTACGGAGACGAATGCCGCCCCCGTGAAGCCGTTCCAACTGACGCAACTGACTTCTCAAGCCTTCCAACTGCGCCGAGTGTGCGCCGACTTGCGCCCCTGCAGCTCGGATCATACGTTGATTCGGACGATCCATGAATTGCGCTTGCTTTACGCGGTTCTGGAAATATCCAAGTTTCTGTTCACTCCTTTCAATAATACGCATCAAGTTCTGAATGGCATCTTCCCATTTCCGCAGGTCAGCGTTTACGTCGTCGCGTGTTTCGGTCGGTTCTTCTCTTATCAGTTCTTTTCTTATCTGAGTTTCGTTCATATCTCCCTTCCTTGAATCCAGAGATCCGGAGATAACTTTCATATCGGATCGGACTAATATCCCGAGTTTCGACCGCCTGCTTGACAGCACACGCAGGTTCATGTTGGTGCGTACATGCGGCGAATTTGCACTCCGGAATATAGGGTCGCATCTCCGGAAAATGAATATCTAACCCCTGTTCTTCATCAATTTCAAGCAAGCCGAGGGTTCGGATACCGGGAGTGTCCGCGACGAACCCGCCGAATTCAAGTGGCAGTAGCATGACCTCTGTTGTCGTATGCCGTCCTTTATGGATACGTGTATCCACTTCACCGGTGCGTAATTCGAGTCCGGGTTGCACGGCATTGAGCAGAGACGATTTCCCAACCCCCGATGAACCTACAATTGCAGAAATGTTATCCCGCATCACCTCCCGCAATTCTTCAACCCCCACACCTGTCACGATACTTGTATAAACCACTTTATACCCTAATTCTTCATATAATTTGAGTTCCCGCTGAACATTCTCGAATTTCGCCAAATCAAGTTTGTTAATACAGATAACCGGTTCAACACCAGATGCCTCCGCGGTGACGAGAAATCTGTCAAGCATTCGCAACTTGAGTGTCGGATGCCGCGCTGCAAAGATAACGAGTAGCATATCTAAGTTAGCAACAATCACCTGTCGCCAACCGTCCATGCGAATACGTCCAAACTGGGTATCACGGGGCAGACATTCCTCGATGTACCCACTCTCCGCTGTGGACACAGCAGGTGAAATGCGTACCCGGTCGCCAACAGCGACGAGATCCACGTATGGCATCTCCTTTGTCTCAGCGAGTCGCCGTTTCTCATCTTCAATGAGGTGGTGGCGTAAGGCACAAGTGTAGCTGCGCTTGCCAACTTGCACCTCATAAGCACCACTTATCGATTTTATGACAATGCCTTCCATAGTCTGATCCAAAGGTAGCATCAAAGAAACTCCTCAGGCAACATACCTAAGCCCCTGGATTTCGCCAGACAATGCGTCCTCGCGTCAAGTCATAAGGAGAAAGTTCCACGGTAACCTGATCGCCAGGAAGCACCCAAATTTTGTGCTGCATGAGTTTGCCAGCGAGGTATGCCACAACTTTATAGTCATTATCTTCTAATTTCACCTGAAATAGGTTCCCGGGTAGGGATTCAAGGACAGTTCCGAGGACGCGGATCGCCGCGTCTTTAGAGGCTTCACGGGTTTTGGATGTCACAGTTGCAATTTTCATTTTCTATTCTCCTCTTTTTTCGATGATTATTAGTTACCTTTAACATTATATTGGATGCACTTAATCAACGAATTGTTCGGAAAAAAGTTGACATCCAGCGAGAAAAGTTATAAAATACAGGCATGGGAGATTCCATTTCGAGTTTTTAAATAAAAGGAGAAAAAATAATGAGCCAAGCCTTACCGCTTGTCGCCTATCCTAATCTCGAGGGTCAAGTCAAGGCGATGGAGGCGGACGGATACGCCTATCTACCGAAGGTTATCAAAGGCGAACAACTTGCGGAACTGCGTGATGCGATGGATCGGTTAACGGCAATTCCTGAGAGTTTTGATCGGCACGGCACACCAGAGAATGGTAACGGTTTCCTTAACAAACATATTAACAACGCCTTCAACCGCGACCCCGTCTTCCTACGATACCTTGATCGGTCTCCGGTTATCGAATTGGCAGAGGCAGTACACGGCGAGGATTGCCACGTCATCGGTATGACCGCATGGGTAACAGGTCCCGGTCGTCCCGACCAAGGGTTACACGCAGATTGGCTGCCGATCCCCTTACCTGCAGACCTTCTTGAAGATCCACGCGTCAAGGTGCCCATTTTCATCACAACTGCACACTATTACTTGGATGACCTTTACGAGGACCTCGGTCCAACGAAGTTCATCCCCGGCAGCCATCTTTCCGGACGGAGACCCGACGGCGCGACGGAATGGAAAGGCGCGACAGAAAAGAGTATCCTCTGTAATTCTGGCGATGTTGTGCTTTTCCGAAGCGAAGTCTGGCACCGCGGCACAGCGAACCGTAGCGAGCAGACTCGCTACTTATTACAGGTGCATTACGCGAATCGGATGATCACTCAGAAATTCCCACCCTACCTGAATCGGTTTCAGTTCAATGAGGAAATCTTGGAGCAGGCAACGGAACGTCAACAGCGATTAATGGGCAATCACCGCCCCGGTGCCTACGATTGATCCCAAATTTTTCAGAGAACAATAACCTCCACCGAGGATAACAGTTTCCTTTGAGTAGA
It contains:
- a CDS encoding GNAT family N-acetyltransferase; this encodes MNETQIRKELIREEPTETRDDVNADLRKWEDAIQNLMRIIERSEQKLGYFQNRVKQAQFMDRPNQRMIRAAGAQVGAHSAQLEGLRSQLRQLERLHGGGIRLRKITENELRRIWGWINRPGIRKFLYETQVSFETFLEDWNRWMENERTHALAIEVRTTHLLIGFTLLHYDVDTVTLKFVIVRPDYRARGYGTDALLEVVNYAFERLGAEHITLQVAPDNGPALICFENAGFQYLSYTDTVEQAYTMGIERSEWSGEKSIDEENVAPHLSAPLSVFFDPEE
- a CDS encoding response regulator; protein product: MDAKILIVEDERDIVDLLRYNLQEAGFETDYVRNGADALHRAVERPPDLILLDLMLPEVDGLIVCRLLKNDPRTKNIPIVMVTAKTEARDRVAGLELGADDYITKPFSPREVVLRVSAVLRRIQTGKQTESTKQIETHGLTIDLDKHQVLTENGTIDLTATEFKLITLFARSPGRVFTRDILMDVIWGEEYYGIDRTVDTHVSRLRRKLGEFGKHIETVHGVGYRFKEVS
- a CDS encoding M28 family peptidase, which codes for MRYLTEEPHLAGTENSRKIAEYLQSEYENYGLQVQIYEYHVYLPHPLEVHVELLSPLQHLAVNKEASWEWDKDSYETEIVPGYNAYSPDGDVTAELIYVNKGLPEDYEILADQGISVEGKICIARYGGSYRGVKAKVAGDNGAVGLILYSDPADDGYVRGDVYPRGPWRSDDAIQRGTVKYIFQHASDPLTPGWAATKDADRLSFDEATDLPEIPVVPLAYRDAELFLNTLAGPNVPSAWQGGLPFAYHIGPGPSKARIKVRCEHSIRPIYNVIATLEGTEYPDQWVILGNHHDAWIYGAADPGSGTTSLLEVAQCLGELAKAGTRPKRTIVFASWDAEEFGILGSTEWVEDLKATLQQKTIAYLNVDIAATGGRFYVSATPSLRELMREVTQNVVDPATLKPVYKSWKTAQGKEIPQIGNLGSGSDHSPFVGHAGIPAVSMGFGGSYGVYHAMQDNFYWMEHFGDPTFQYQAAMARIWGTLALQLANADILPFDYETYATDLMTPVKLLQNSGSKNKIAKDVKELDGLLTEWQQSAGRLNRELSRYLASDDLSEISEINQRLYQLERRLTSETGLPLRPWFKHLIYAPGLNTGYAAVVFPGVLDALEEGDDAAVHAEIDRLVEAFTRMIQGIDEIRDML
- the infA gene encoding translation initiation factor IF-1 translates to MKIATVTSKTREASKDAAIRVLGTVLESLPGNLFQVKLEDNDYKVVAYLAGKLMQHKIWVLPGDQVTVELSPYDLTRGRIVWRNPGA
- a CDS encoding phytanoyl-CoA dioxygenase family protein; this encodes MSQALPLVAYPNLEGQVKAMEADGYAYLPKVIKGEQLAELRDAMDRLTAIPESFDRHGTPENGNGFLNKHINNAFNRDPVFLRYLDRSPVIELAEAVHGEDCHVIGMTAWVTGPGRPDQGLHADWLPIPLPADLLEDPRVKVPIFITTAHYYLDDLYEDLGPTKFIPGSHLSGRRPDGATEWKGATEKSILCNSGDVVLFRSEVWHRGTANRSEQTRYLLQVHYANRMITQKFPPYLNRFQFNEEILEQATERQQRLMGNHRPGAYD
- the rsgA gene encoding ribosome small subunit-dependent GTPase A, with protein sequence MLPLDQTMEGIVIKSISGAYEVQVGKRSYTCALRHHLIEDEKRRLAETKEMPYVDLVAVGDRVRISPAVSTAESGYIEECLPRDTQFGRIRMDGWRQVIVANLDMLLVIFAARHPTLKLRMLDRFLVTAEASGVEPVICINKLDLAKFENVQRELKLYEELGYKVVYTSIVTGVGVEELREVMRDNISAIVGSSGVGKSSLLNAVQPGLELRTGEVDTRIHKGRHTTTEVMLLPLEFGGFVADTPGIRTLGLLEIDEEQGLDIHFPEMRPYIPECKFAACTHQHEPACAVKQAVETRDISPIRYESYLRISGFKEGRYERNSDKKRTDKRRTDRNTRRRKR